In Zingiber officinale cultivar Zhangliang chromosome 3B, Zo_v1.1, whole genome shotgun sequence, a single window of DNA contains:
- the LOC121967215 gene encoding uncharacterized protein LOC121967215 isoform X1 — protein MTTTAETKRNNPPAGCDDDICGVRDTWLLHHIRHRTVFRRLCTNCVLRYHPGCFCASCFDLLLDGGGCPVVRCSRCPSVSHAACLPDPAGPFFCSICSDAGSSATYFPRRAEKSLDIKLAKVLLAAAQLAAASMSRAASSAKADADRKVKEAAIARKRAREALERVTFLSKSEKEKKKSEADLNASLSSKPEVVDHKKKMPKLNNTVATMVAKIPNRERDRWMRFQEPIRVVQKQVQVNAEGKNNLDFMVEMQSHAKNVEAERRLISASHAPNALGQMERDERGALKRSQGGHVNDDVVVGIC, from the coding sequence ATGACGACGACGGCGGAGACGAAGAGGAACAACCCGCCCGCCGGGTGCGACGACGACATCTGCGGCGTTCGAGATACCTGGTTGCTCCACCACATTCGTCACCGTACCGTATTCCGCCGCCTCTGCACTAACTGCGTCCTTCGCTACCACCCTGGCTGCTTCTGCGCTTCCTGCTTTGATCTCCTCCTCGACGGAGGTGGCTGCCCTGTCGTCCGATGCTCCCGGTGCCCCTCCGTATCCCACGCAGCCTGCCTTCCCGACCCAGCTGGCCCCTTCTTCTGCTCCATCTGTTCCGATGCAGGTAGCTCTGCCACTTATTTCCCTCGCAGGGCGGAGAAATCGCTGGATATCAAGTTGGCTAAAGTTCTTCTTGCAGCCGCCCAGTTGGCGGCAGCATCAATGAGTCGAGCGGCATCGTCTGCCAAAGCAGATGCTGATAGAAAGGTGAAGGAAGCAGCGATTGCAAGGAAAAGAGCGAGGGAAGCACTTGAGAGGGTCACCTTTCTGTCCAAGtctgagaaggagaagaagaaaagtgaAGCTGATCTAAATGCTTCATTGAGTTCTAAGCCTGAAGTTGTGGATCATAAGAAAAAGATGCCAAAGTTGAACAACACCGTAGCCACCATGGTAGCAAAGATTCCGAACAGGGAGAGGGATCGATGGATGAGGTTTCAGGAGCCGATTAGGGTGGTCCAGAAGCAAGTCCAGGTCAATGCAGAAGGTAAGAACAATCTGGATTTTATGGTTGAGATGCAAAGCCATGCAAAGAATGTTGAGGCAGAACGGAGATTGATCAGTGCGTCACATGCACCCAACGCTCTGGGTCAAATGGAGAGGGATGAAAGGGGAGCCCTCAAACGTTCTCAAGGTGGACATGTTAACGATGATGTAGTTGTTGGTATTTGCTGA
- the LOC121967215 gene encoding uncharacterized protein LOC121967215 isoform X2, with protein MTTTAETKRNNPPAGCDDDICGVRDTWLLHHIRHRTVFRRLCTNCVLRYHPGCFCASCFDLLLDGGGCPVVRCSRCPSVSHAACLPDPAGPFFCSICSDAAAQLAAASMSRAASSAKADADRKVKEAAIARKRAREALERVTFLSKSEKEKKKSEADLNASLSSKPEVVDHKKKMPKLNNTVATMVAKIPNRERDRWMRFQEPIRVVQKQVQVNAEGKNNLDFMVEMQSHAKNVEAERRLISASHAPNALGQMERDERGALKRSQGGHVNDDVVVGIC; from the exons ATGACGACGACGGCGGAGACGAAGAGGAACAACCCGCCCGCCGGGTGCGACGACGACATCTGCGGCGTTCGAGATACCTGGTTGCTCCACCACATTCGTCACCGTACCGTATTCCGCCGCCTCTGCACTAACTGCGTCCTTCGCTACCACCCTGGCTGCTTCTGCGCTTCCTGCTTTGATCTCCTCCTCGACGGAGGTGGCTGCCCTGTCGTCCGATGCTCCCGGTGCCCCTCCGTATCCCACGCAGCCTGCCTTCCCGACCCAGCTGGCCCCTTCTTCTGCTCCATCTGTTCCGATGCAG CCGCCCAGTTGGCGGCAGCATCAATGAGTCGAGCGGCATCGTCTGCCAAAGCAGATGCTGATAGAAAGGTGAAGGAAGCAGCGATTGCAAGGAAAAGAGCGAGGGAAGCACTTGAGAGGGTCACCTTTCTGTCCAAGtctgagaaggagaagaagaaaagtgaAGCTGATCTAAATGCTTCATTGAGTTCTAAGCCTGAAGTTGTGGATCATAAGAAAAAGATGCCAAAGTTGAACAACACCGTAGCCACCATGGTAGCAAAGATTCCGAACAGGGAGAGGGATCGATGGATGAGGTTTCAGGAGCCGATTAGGGTGGTCCAGAAGCAAGTCCAGGTCAATGCAGAAGGTAAGAACAATCTGGATTTTATGGTTGAGATGCAAAGCCATGCAAAGAATGTTGAGGCAGAACGGAGATTGATCAGTGCGTCACATGCACCCAACGCTCTGGGTCAAATGGAGAGGGATGAAAGGGGAGCCCTCAAACGTTCTCAAGGTGGACATGTTAACGATGATGTAGTTGTTGGTATTTGCTGA